A section of the Alkalihalobacillus sp. LMS39 genome encodes:
- a CDS encoding Lrp/AsnC family transcriptional regulator, whose translation MGKLDHIDFAILGYLQENGKRSYTEIARLLDVSEGTIRTRINRMLKEDVFEFVIHTNPNKIGLHVQAIIGISTKLGMQEEIAIQLNRYNEVRFVGAFSGRHDIIIQAYFKNNEDLVFFVNKKLAKIDGIVSADVNIELKQFKDSFSYVP comes from the coding sequence ATGGGAAAATTAGATCATATAGACTTTGCTATCTTAGGATATTTACAAGAGAATGGCAAACGTTCTTACACTGAGATTGCTAGATTACTTGACGTCAGTGAAGGAACGATTCGGACTCGAATAAATCGTATGTTAAAAGAAGACGTATTCGAATTTGTCATTCATACGAATCCAAATAAAATTGGCTTACATGTCCAAGCGATTATTGGGATTTCTACAAAGCTAGGAATGCAAGAAGAAATTGCTATTCAATTAAACAGGTACAACGAAGTACGTTTTGTAGGAGCTTTTTCTGGGAGACATGATATTATCATCCAAGCCTATTTTAAAAATAATGAGGACTTAGTATTTTTCGTAAATAAAAAGCTGGCGAAAATTGATGGAATTGTAAGTGCTGACGTAAATATAGAGTTGAAGCAGTTTAAAGATTCCTTTTCATATGTACCATAA